TGGCACGTATATCCTCAAATCCGCGTGAAAAGCTATCCCTATCCGATCCGTAGAGATAGTAGGAGGAGTAGAGCGAGATGACCGGAAGCTGGCTGCGGTTAAGCATCTCTATCTCGGCATTTTTCTGGGCTATTTTTTCTTCATAGCTGCGCGCCTGCGGGGTATGGAAAAAGGAGATATCGGATACGGTCGCCGAGTTCGCCTCAAGCGGGAGGAGCTGCGTATCGGTACTGCTGAGATCGATATGGGATTTTTGCGAGAGGGAAATGATATTCTCTTCGAACTCCATAGTTGAGCGCTCGATATCGCGCTCCAGATCGATGATACGGATCACTTCGTCCCCAACCGAGACGCGGGACTCTTTGCCGGCGGCATAGAGCCGCTGTTTCAGGGTGTAGAGTTCTTGGCGAAGAGCCAGCATACGGGATTTGAACGTTTTTTCACTCTGGGCCCTCTGAGCACGAGAGTAGTGTTCGAGCAGTTCGCGATAGAGCTTTACCTCTTCGCTGCATAGTTCCAGCCTCTTTACCGCAATCTCTTTCTCCCCTGCTTCTATCTGTTTCATCGTCGTCCCGAAATGGTAGAGCTCGTAGTTGAGCCGCAGTGACGTAGAATGCTCATAGGGGACGGTCGAATTGATCGTCGTATCACCGACCGAGATACTCCCCGAGGCCTGCGGATCGAGGTTGCGGTTGTACTCGCCGCTGTAGCCTAGGGAGAGCTGTGGATAGAGGGTGGAATAGACGCTATCCAAACGGACTTCTTCGATTTTTACGTCGATGGAGCGAAGATTTAGACGCTGGGAGCGTTCCAAGGCGTTTTGTCTGATTTCGGAAAATGTGATCTCTCTGGAGAGTACGGCGATTGCAAGCAGCCACACCAGATAAAACATTTTATTCATGAGCCACGACCAAAGTTATATTATTTATTAACATAATAGAACATTTAAAGTCATAATTTGATTATATTTGAAATTTTTCCGAATAAGGTAATATGATTCTATTTATTCAGGAATATGAATCCAAACCGTCACCTCCCGACCCGCACGAGCATACAGAGAGTAGATGCATATAAAAATATTATAAAAC
The DNA window shown above is from Campylobacterota bacterium and carries:
- a CDS encoding TolC family protein, giving the protein MNKMFYLVWLLAIAVLSREITFSEIRQNALERSQRLNLRSIDVKIEEVRLDSVYSTLYPQLSLGYSGEYNRNLDPQASGSISVGDTTINSTVPYEHSTSLRLNYELYHFGTTMKQIEAGEKEIAVKRLELCSEEVKLYRELLEHYSRAQRAQSEKTFKSRMLALRQELYTLKQRLYAAGKESRVSVGDEVIRIIDLERDIERSTMEFEENIISLSQKSHIDLSSTDTQLLPLEANSATVSDISFFHTPQARSYEEKIAQKNAEIEMLNRSQLPVISLYSSYYLYGSDRDSFSRGFEDIRANSWNAGVSLRWALFEGFKYNSESERLKLELSRIREESELAKREFDYETRTRQEKLNRLSLLTQNETEALNETTSKLIMTQRLRAQGEADAVSEVSLKLESLERELALESEKIQHAYEAELLRLQHRGVEQCTVR